The proteins below come from a single Poecilia reticulata strain Guanapo linkage group LG5, Guppy_female_1.0+MT, whole genome shotgun sequence genomic window:
- the mbd1b gene encoding methyl-CpG-binding domain protein 1b isoform X3, which translates to MSEEAAGESKHPASEAVEEEEEEDKGEDTVESPKTDNPSEEPPAPSDDPKEAAEISLVPPVEAKEEEEEGKPAGEPPMDWFEPLEDDDDDPDEESLAGETESIAGSERATRHLYQIYGYRRKRAHPEEGWVEWPVLGQGWKRKEVVRRSGSSIGQKDVYYLSPRGDRVRSRVELATVLQGTDLTQFEYKSGKFVEGEIPPVRGRPRTKKRYRDRSSSESSWMDRGDGAETPDSHHRLTPNITPRNLHSNQTSVSLNSSTGESKQSPNSEEKQSEEKIRLPFPSSSRPLSLPSIKGEFGSEESTLICAKCGISFTGTWYDKQRKRPCCPSCWATSKSIEHPLIRFRKWIPCGQCVGCHNAIDCGQCANCKHGLQSPEARKRLCRKRRCICPIRKQSPGSVNVTYKRSFVDPVDTYEDSNDVTESQHPSLKSSDTENFSANVDLDDDDMSTDDDDDRHLLPFQMAGAELGLDAPLLPGRPRPHYTYSRKSSLKRSQDQQADMDYTDDDDDDDEDSNPQPLNHSDFGVRNGVPDRFPHISNHNYSQPDHQSQWDTEKSHTGRNAPKHMEDDEDEFPMITQIFSLAENPVESGVDLENQLMKLLHSLRSSVLPILWYAIMVEGPQLQLIQCSKQSNMADTIVLIDPGFCYQVTVQKQPLLPIHPLYDIHPSRLGTATDVVSLLLSLERYVVCQGLPTKQLLFDKGPIVLERAATCDFLIKKNERICACCKALQELQIHHRE; encoded by the exons ATGAgtgaagaagcagcaggagaGAGTAAGCACCCTGCCAGTGAggcagtggaggaggaggaggaggaggacaaggGGGAAGACACCGTAGAGAGTCCCAAAACAGACAATCCCTCTGAGGAACCACCAGCACCCTCAGATGACCCCAAAGAGGCAGCCGAGATAAGCTTGGTCCCCCCAGTAGAGgccaaagaggaggaggaggaaggtaaGCCTGCTGGCGAGCCTCCAATGGACTGGTTCGAACCGcttgaagatgatgatgatgatccaGATGAAGAAAGCCTGGCAGGAGAGACCGAGAGCATAGCAGGCAGCGAGAGAGCCACAAGACATCTTTATCA GATTTACGGGTATCGACGTAAGCGCGCTCATCCTGAAGAGGGATGGGTCGAGTGGCCGGTGCTCGGACAAGGTTGGAAGCGCAAAGAGGTTGTTCGACGCTCAGGCTCCAGCATCGGCCAGAAGGACGTGTATTATCTAAG TCCACGGGGTGATCGAGTGAGGAGCAGAGTAGAATTAGCTACGGTGCTCCAGGGAACCGACTTGACCCAGTTTGAATACAAGAGCGGCAAGTTCGTGGAAGGGGAAATCCCACCAGTGAGAGGTCGACCCAGAACGAAG AAACGCTATCGGGACCGGTCCTCCTCAGAGTCCAGCTGGATGGACAGAGGAGATGGGGCAGAGACTCCAGACTCCCACCACCGGCTGACCCCGAACATCACGCCCAGGAACCTCCACAGCAACCAGACGAGCGTCTCGCTGAACAGCTCGACAGGGGAGTCGAAGCAGAGCCCCAACTCCGAGGAAAAGCAGTCGGAGGAAAAAATCCGGCTCCCTTTCCCCTCGTCGTCTCGTCCCCTCTCGTTGCCTTCGATCAAGGGAGAATTTGGATCGGAAGAGAGCACCCT GATCTGTGCAAAGTGTGGTATTTCGTTTACAGGTACATGGTATGACAAACAAAGAAAGCGGCCATGCTGTCCCTCCTGCTGGG caACGTCAAAGTCGATAGAGCACCCGCTGATCCGCTTCAGGAAG TGGATTCCCTGTGGACAGTGCGTGGGATGTCACAATGCCATTGACTGCGGTCAGTGTGCAAACTGCAAGCATGGACTGCAGAGCCCCGAAGCCAGAAAACGCCTGTGTCGAAAACGCAGGTGCATATGTCCGATACGCAAG caaaGCCCAGGAAGCGTAAATGTAACTTACAAGAGATCTTTTGTTGACCCTGTTGACACGTATGAAGATAGT AATGATGTCACAGAGTCACAG CATCCAAGTCTCAAAAGCAGCGACACGGAGAACTTCTCGGCGAACGTGGACCTCGACGATGACGACATGTCGACAGACGACGACGATGAC AGACATTTGCTGCCCTTCCAGATGGCAGGAGCTGAGTTGGGGCTGGATGCCCCTCTGCTGCCCGGCAGGCCCAGACCTCACTACACGTACAGCCGCAAGTCCAGCTTAAAGAGAAGCCAAGACCAGCAGGCTGACATGGACTACACCGACGAcgatgatgacgacgacgaGGACAGCAATCCACAACCG CTGAATCATTCCGATTTTGGGGTGCGGAACGGCGTGCCGGATCGATTCCCTCACATCAGCAATCATAACTACTCCCAACCA GACCATCAAAGTCAGTGGGATACAGAGAAATCGCACACAGGCAGAAATGCCCCAAAGCACATGGAAGATGACGAGGACGAGTTCCCCATG ATCACACAGATCTTCAGCCTGGCTGAGAATCCGGTGGAGAGCGGCGTGGACCTGGAAAACCAGCTGATGAAGCTGCTCCACTCGCTCCGCTCCTCCGTGCTGCCCATCCTCTGGTACGCCATCATGGTGGAGGGCccgcagctgcagctcatccagtGCTCCAAGCAGTCCAACATGGCCGACACCATAGTGCTGATCGACCCGGGCTTCTGCTACCAGGTCACCGTCCAGAAGCAGCCGCTGCTGCCCATCCACCCGCTCTACGACATCCACCCGTCGCGGCTCGGCACGGCCACCGACGTGGTCAGTCTGCTGCTGTCTCTGGAGCGGTATGTCGTGTGCCAGGGACTCCCCACCAAGCAGTTGCTGTTTGACAAAGGGCCGATCGTCCTGGAGCGGGCAGCCACGTGCGACTTCCTGATCAAGAAGAACGAGCGGATCTGCGCGTGCTGCAAAGCACTACAAGAACTTCAAATCCATCACAGAGagtga
- the mbd1b gene encoding methyl-CpG-binding domain protein 1b isoform X2, with product MSEEAAGESKHPASEAVEEEEEEDKGEDTVESPKTDNPSEEPPAPSDDPKEAAEISLVPPVEAKEEEEEGKPAGEPPMDWFEPLEDDDDDPDEESLAGETESIAGSERATRHLYQIYGYRRKRAHPEEGWVEWPVLGQGWKRKEVVRRSGSSIGQKDVYYLSPRGDRVRSRVELATVLQGTDLTQFEYKSGKFVEGEIPPVRGRPRTKKRYRDRSSSESSWMDRGDGAETPDSHHRLTPNITPRNLHSNQTSVSLNSSTGESKQSPNSEEKQSEEKIRLPFPSSSRPLSLPSIKGEFGSEESTLICAKCGISFTGTWYDKQRKRPCCPSCWATSKSIEHPLIRFRKWIPCGQCVGCHNAIDCGQCANCKHGLQSPEARKRLCRKRRCICPIRKQSPGSVNVTYKRSFVDPVDTYEDSNDVTESQHPSLKSSDTENFSANVDLDDDDMSTDDDDDWHKKRKRRSCGECKACLCRKDCGVCDFCIDKPKFGGSNKKRQKCRLRQCQRQAMMAGAELGLDAPLLPGRPRPHYTYSRKSSLKRSQDQQADMDYTDDDDDDDEDSNPQPLNHSDFGVRNGVPDRFPHISNHNYSQPDHQSQWDTEKSHTGRNAPKHMEDDEDEFPMITQIFSLAENPVESGVDLENQLMKLLHSLRSSVLPILWYAIMVEGPQLQLIQCSKQSNMADTIVLIDPGFCYQVTVQKQPLLPIHPLYDIHPSRLGTATDVVSLLLSLERYVVCQGLPTKQLLFDKGPIVLERAATCDFLIKKNERICACCKALQELQIHHRE from the exons ATGAgtgaagaagcagcaggagaGAGTAAGCACCCTGCCAGTGAggcagtggaggaggaggaggaggaggacaaggGGGAAGACACCGTAGAGAGTCCCAAAACAGACAATCCCTCTGAGGAACCACCAGCACCCTCAGATGACCCCAAAGAGGCAGCCGAGATAAGCTTGGTCCCCCCAGTAGAGgccaaagaggaggaggaggaaggtaaGCCTGCTGGCGAGCCTCCAATGGACTGGTTCGAACCGcttgaagatgatgatgatgatccaGATGAAGAAAGCCTGGCAGGAGAGACCGAGAGCATAGCAGGCAGCGAGAGAGCCACAAGACATCTTTATCA GATTTACGGGTATCGACGTAAGCGCGCTCATCCTGAAGAGGGATGGGTCGAGTGGCCGGTGCTCGGACAAGGTTGGAAGCGCAAAGAGGTTGTTCGACGCTCAGGCTCCAGCATCGGCCAGAAGGACGTGTATTATCTAAG TCCACGGGGTGATCGAGTGAGGAGCAGAGTAGAATTAGCTACGGTGCTCCAGGGAACCGACTTGACCCAGTTTGAATACAAGAGCGGCAAGTTCGTGGAAGGGGAAATCCCACCAGTGAGAGGTCGACCCAGAACGAAG AAACGCTATCGGGACCGGTCCTCCTCAGAGTCCAGCTGGATGGACAGAGGAGATGGGGCAGAGACTCCAGACTCCCACCACCGGCTGACCCCGAACATCACGCCCAGGAACCTCCACAGCAACCAGACGAGCGTCTCGCTGAACAGCTCGACAGGGGAGTCGAAGCAGAGCCCCAACTCCGAGGAAAAGCAGTCGGAGGAAAAAATCCGGCTCCCTTTCCCCTCGTCGTCTCGTCCCCTCTCGTTGCCTTCGATCAAGGGAGAATTTGGATCGGAAGAGAGCACCCT GATCTGTGCAAAGTGTGGTATTTCGTTTACAGGTACATGGTATGACAAACAAAGAAAGCGGCCATGCTGTCCCTCCTGCTGGG caACGTCAAAGTCGATAGAGCACCCGCTGATCCGCTTCAGGAAG TGGATTCCCTGTGGACAGTGCGTGGGATGTCACAATGCCATTGACTGCGGTCAGTGTGCAAACTGCAAGCATGGACTGCAGAGCCCCGAAGCCAGAAAACGCCTGTGTCGAAAACGCAGGTGCATATGTCCGATACGCAAG caaaGCCCAGGAAGCGTAAATGTAACTTACAAGAGATCTTTTGTTGACCCTGTTGACACGTATGAAGATAGT AATGATGTCACAGAGTCACAG CATCCAAGTCTCAAAAGCAGCGACACGGAGAACTTCTCGGCGAACGTGGACCTCGACGATGACGACATGTCGACAGACGACGACGATGAC TGGCATAAAAAGCGGAAGCGACGTTCCTGTGGCGAGTGTAAGGCCTGTCTGTGCAGGAAAGACTGCGGCGTGTGCGATTTCTGCATAGATAAACCCAAATTTGGAGGCAGCAACAAGAAAAGGCAGAAGTGTCGTCTACGGCAGTGTCAAAGGCAAGCGATG ATGGCAGGAGCTGAGTTGGGGCTGGATGCCCCTCTGCTGCCCGGCAGGCCCAGACCTCACTACACGTACAGCCGCAAGTCCAGCTTAAAGAGAAGCCAAGACCAGCAGGCTGACATGGACTACACCGACGAcgatgatgacgacgacgaGGACAGCAATCCACAACCG CTGAATCATTCCGATTTTGGGGTGCGGAACGGCGTGCCGGATCGATTCCCTCACATCAGCAATCATAACTACTCCCAACCA GACCATCAAAGTCAGTGGGATACAGAGAAATCGCACACAGGCAGAAATGCCCCAAAGCACATGGAAGATGACGAGGACGAGTTCCCCATG ATCACACAGATCTTCAGCCTGGCTGAGAATCCGGTGGAGAGCGGCGTGGACCTGGAAAACCAGCTGATGAAGCTGCTCCACTCGCTCCGCTCCTCCGTGCTGCCCATCCTCTGGTACGCCATCATGGTGGAGGGCccgcagctgcagctcatccagtGCTCCAAGCAGTCCAACATGGCCGACACCATAGTGCTGATCGACCCGGGCTTCTGCTACCAGGTCACCGTCCAGAAGCAGCCGCTGCTGCCCATCCACCCGCTCTACGACATCCACCCGTCGCGGCTCGGCACGGCCACCGACGTGGTCAGTCTGCTGCTGTCTCTGGAGCGGTATGTCGTGTGCCAGGGACTCCCCACCAAGCAGTTGCTGTTTGACAAAGGGCCGATCGTCCTGGAGCGGGCAGCCACGTGCGACTTCCTGATCAAGAAGAACGAGCGGATCTGCGCGTGCTGCAAAGCACTACAAGAACTTCAAATCCATCACAGAGagtga
- the mbd1b gene encoding methyl-CpG-binding domain protein 1b isoform X1 — protein MSEEAAGESKHPASEAVEEEEEEDKGEDTVESPKTDNPSEEPPAPSDDPKEAAEISLVPPVEAKEEEEEGKPAGEPPMDWFEPLEDDDDDPDEESLAGETESIAGSERATRHLYQIYGYRRKRAHPEEGWVEWPVLGQGWKRKEVVRRSGSSIGQKDVYYLSPRGDRVRSRVELATVLQGTDLTQFEYKSGKFVEGEIPPVRGRPRTKKRYRDRSSSESSWMDRGDGAETPDSHHRLTPNITPRNLHSNQTSVSLNSSTGESKQSPNSEEKQSEEKIRLPFPSSSRPLSLPSIKGEFGSEESTLICAKCGISFTGTWYDKQRKRPCCPSCWATSKSIEHPLIRFRKWIPCGQCVGCHNAIDCGQCANCKHGLQSPEARKRLCRKRRCICPIRKQSPGSVNVTYKRSFVDPVDTYEDSNDVTESQHPSLKSSDTENFSANVDLDDDDMSTDDDDDWHKKRKRRSCGECKACLCRKDCGVCDFCIDKPKFGGSNKKRQKCRLRQCQRQAMRHLLPFQMAGAELGLDAPLLPGRPRPHYTYSRKSSLKRSQDQQADMDYTDDDDDDDEDSNPQPLNHSDFGVRNGVPDRFPHISNHNYSQPDHQSQWDTEKSHTGRNAPKHMEDDEDEFPMITQIFSLAENPVESGVDLENQLMKLLHSLRSSVLPILWYAIMVEGPQLQLIQCSKQSNMADTIVLIDPGFCYQVTVQKQPLLPIHPLYDIHPSRLGTATDVVSLLLSLERYVVCQGLPTKQLLFDKGPIVLERAATCDFLIKKNERICACCKALQELQIHHRE, from the exons ATGAgtgaagaagcagcaggagaGAGTAAGCACCCTGCCAGTGAggcagtggaggaggaggaggaggaggacaaggGGGAAGACACCGTAGAGAGTCCCAAAACAGACAATCCCTCTGAGGAACCACCAGCACCCTCAGATGACCCCAAAGAGGCAGCCGAGATAAGCTTGGTCCCCCCAGTAGAGgccaaagaggaggaggaggaaggtaaGCCTGCTGGCGAGCCTCCAATGGACTGGTTCGAACCGcttgaagatgatgatgatgatccaGATGAAGAAAGCCTGGCAGGAGAGACCGAGAGCATAGCAGGCAGCGAGAGAGCCACAAGACATCTTTATCA GATTTACGGGTATCGACGTAAGCGCGCTCATCCTGAAGAGGGATGGGTCGAGTGGCCGGTGCTCGGACAAGGTTGGAAGCGCAAAGAGGTTGTTCGACGCTCAGGCTCCAGCATCGGCCAGAAGGACGTGTATTATCTAAG TCCACGGGGTGATCGAGTGAGGAGCAGAGTAGAATTAGCTACGGTGCTCCAGGGAACCGACTTGACCCAGTTTGAATACAAGAGCGGCAAGTTCGTGGAAGGGGAAATCCCACCAGTGAGAGGTCGACCCAGAACGAAG AAACGCTATCGGGACCGGTCCTCCTCAGAGTCCAGCTGGATGGACAGAGGAGATGGGGCAGAGACTCCAGACTCCCACCACCGGCTGACCCCGAACATCACGCCCAGGAACCTCCACAGCAACCAGACGAGCGTCTCGCTGAACAGCTCGACAGGGGAGTCGAAGCAGAGCCCCAACTCCGAGGAAAAGCAGTCGGAGGAAAAAATCCGGCTCCCTTTCCCCTCGTCGTCTCGTCCCCTCTCGTTGCCTTCGATCAAGGGAGAATTTGGATCGGAAGAGAGCACCCT GATCTGTGCAAAGTGTGGTATTTCGTTTACAGGTACATGGTATGACAAACAAAGAAAGCGGCCATGCTGTCCCTCCTGCTGGG caACGTCAAAGTCGATAGAGCACCCGCTGATCCGCTTCAGGAAG TGGATTCCCTGTGGACAGTGCGTGGGATGTCACAATGCCATTGACTGCGGTCAGTGTGCAAACTGCAAGCATGGACTGCAGAGCCCCGAAGCCAGAAAACGCCTGTGTCGAAAACGCAGGTGCATATGTCCGATACGCAAG caaaGCCCAGGAAGCGTAAATGTAACTTACAAGAGATCTTTTGTTGACCCTGTTGACACGTATGAAGATAGT AATGATGTCACAGAGTCACAG CATCCAAGTCTCAAAAGCAGCGACACGGAGAACTTCTCGGCGAACGTGGACCTCGACGATGACGACATGTCGACAGACGACGACGATGAC TGGCATAAAAAGCGGAAGCGACGTTCCTGTGGCGAGTGTAAGGCCTGTCTGTGCAGGAAAGACTGCGGCGTGTGCGATTTCTGCATAGATAAACCCAAATTTGGAGGCAGCAACAAGAAAAGGCAGAAGTGTCGTCTACGGCAGTGTCAAAGGCAAGCGATG AGACATTTGCTGCCCTTCCAGATGGCAGGAGCTGAGTTGGGGCTGGATGCCCCTCTGCTGCCCGGCAGGCCCAGACCTCACTACACGTACAGCCGCAAGTCCAGCTTAAAGAGAAGCCAAGACCAGCAGGCTGACATGGACTACACCGACGAcgatgatgacgacgacgaGGACAGCAATCCACAACCG CTGAATCATTCCGATTTTGGGGTGCGGAACGGCGTGCCGGATCGATTCCCTCACATCAGCAATCATAACTACTCCCAACCA GACCATCAAAGTCAGTGGGATACAGAGAAATCGCACACAGGCAGAAATGCCCCAAAGCACATGGAAGATGACGAGGACGAGTTCCCCATG ATCACACAGATCTTCAGCCTGGCTGAGAATCCGGTGGAGAGCGGCGTGGACCTGGAAAACCAGCTGATGAAGCTGCTCCACTCGCTCCGCTCCTCCGTGCTGCCCATCCTCTGGTACGCCATCATGGTGGAGGGCccgcagctgcagctcatccagtGCTCCAAGCAGTCCAACATGGCCGACACCATAGTGCTGATCGACCCGGGCTTCTGCTACCAGGTCACCGTCCAGAAGCAGCCGCTGCTGCCCATCCACCCGCTCTACGACATCCACCCGTCGCGGCTCGGCACGGCCACCGACGTGGTCAGTCTGCTGCTGTCTCTGGAGCGGTATGTCGTGTGCCAGGGACTCCCCACCAAGCAGTTGCTGTTTGACAAAGGGCCGATCGTCCTGGAGCGGGCAGCCACGTGCGACTTCCTGATCAAGAAGAACGAGCGGATCTGCGCGTGCTGCAAAGCACTACAAGAACTTCAAATCCATCACAGAGagtga